The Silurus meridionalis isolate SWU-2019-XX chromosome 6, ASM1480568v1, whole genome shotgun sequence genome contains the following window.
atttaattacttGTGTAAATTAGACCttgtatgaaataaatatgttcttgtatttaatgtttgtttaacTATTATCTGCCCATCATTCTGGTgtgttatatttcttttttaatattgtcagTTGAATATCTCTTGATTTCTTCTGAAACATACCTTGTATATCGTATTCGGTAAATTTATAAAACACACTTCCTTTTTTTCACAGGAGGAAGAGTTTCAATATTAAATTTGCAACATAATAGTAAAAGTTATTATCTAACCACATCATCCAGGTGAAAATGTGTAATGATTAGactataatgtaataaataatattgacAGATGATTATAGCACTTTGCTGTAAgggtgtgtgtaggagtgtgtccAAACTACATATCAGATCAGATTATATCTGTAGACACTGGCAGATGATTTGCTCTGTctgctaaataaaaaactttgatGTCATATTTATGATACGGATCAGATTTCTCAGCTTCAATATCTAaacataagtattgggacacctgacttttccagccagatgtggttctttcccaaaactgttaccatgaAGTTGGAGGCACGTAATTGTGCAGGACGTCTCtgaatgtggtagcatgaatTGTTcccaaaaacctgttccagaaagtatgaaaatatgctttaaatgggttgtaaattagaacactgactgcaccataggcctcctcacctcatctacatcagcacctgactttactaacactattGTATctgaatgggcacaaatcttcacaaaatctagtggaaccccTTCTCAGATTAATAGCAAATAGGGACTGAATATGGAATGGATGTTTTTAAAGCATATACCAAATACTCAGCTGTCCACATATTCCTGTCCTCAAAATAAGCCAAGATGTCCCTCAGGTTAATTGGTGAATAAACCTTGAGTTTTAATTGAAGGTTCTTGAAGGGGTGTGTCCTCATATTGGGGTCACACAAGGTGGATTTAAACATGGTTTCAGTTAGTTCTGAAAAGCTTTCATGATATTGTTGAAAATGTAACGCTTCCACGAAAAAACTTAGTTTGATGatagtaaaagtgtgaaaaaaataaagcaaaatctagGAATTAATGACTGTGACCCTGTTTAGGGTTCAGGACCACAGACAGCGGCTCAAACCTTTAACCTTGACCTTAAAAAATGATATGGCACAATATATAACCTTGAGGATCTCTGTGTGGTTAGATAACTGGGTTAGACAGTCTTTTTAGTTTAGCTACAGCGGATCAGTACTGTTACTTGAATAtgtaattttctttctctttctctttcacacacactttttgctTTTTCCCCCTTTCAGTCTGTTTGTTGCTTTCGTGTACACTATATAATTACACCATCCTTGCTTTGTTGATTTTTGAAAACTCCATCACATCATTTCCTATGTCTcatgaattacaaaaaaattaaaagaatgaaTTGCCacgtttatttgttttctttgctacagaaataaatttttattgctcattataaaaaaatccgCATGCATTCTTTTCAGTAGACATTAGCATTGCTGTCCAGTTTACAGGCAGAGCCGAGCATCTCATTGTACCTTTCAGCTGACCTtttaattctaaaaaataaaataaaataaaataaaacatcccaGGAAACAGCATAGCTGTCAGTGCCATTGCTTTGAGAGATGACAAAACAAGCAAAGTGATATTTCATCTCAGGTCAAATCCCGATtgcagcaaaaacacacaagagaagaaaaataacTGACCAACAGCACATCATAAATACAAGatataacattattatacaaCAGTATTTACTGCCAAGGAGAAAATCAATTCCCtgcatttgtgcatttttatagCAAGTCCACTTCGTgatgaaatgtattttgtttaaaacgGGTCCATAAACATTAAGTAGTACGTCTAAAGTGCAATATGAGCCATTGTCCCGGCGCGCCATTAGGATAATAAGTAGTCAATCTGAAACGGATGGAAGGCTTCGGCTTTGGTGGAGACGCGCATGGTGGCTGGTGTGGCCCTTGGGAGCGTAAAGCGCTCTGAGCCGAGGGGCGCCCCGGGAAAGTCTCTTTCATGCCGCAGCCCGGCGGTAAAGTCATCCAACGCGACCCCCATCATGCCGTAGGCGCGGAGCGCGTGCACGCCGCCAACCAGAGCGTGGAACGGCGCCGCGGGCGCACCAAAGTCCTCAGGCGCGCACGGCTCCGGCTGCTCCCTCCTACGGAACGGGCGGCTCAGGATGCTGTCAATGGCGAACGAGCTCGTGAACTTGGACGTCGTCGAAGGCGCGTCTGCGGCGGCCCGTCCTGCGTCCTCGTCGTGCTCGCGGCCCGCCTTTAACTTGCCGATGCGCTTTCTGCGTCTCCGGAACACGCCGTCGGCGAACGTGTACTCGCTATGCGGGTTCAGCATCCAGTAGTTGTCCTTGCCCCAGGGACGCGAGGGGTCGCGCAGCACCTTCAGGAAGCAGTCGTTCAGCGACAGGTTGTGGCGCACCGAGTTGCGCCAGCCCGTGTATGCGCCGCGGAAGAACGGGAACTTGCGCATGAGGTAGTCGTTGATCTCGGCGAGGGTCAGGCGGCCCGAGCTTGAGTCGCGGATGGCCATGGCGATCAGCGCGATGTACGAATACGGCGGCTTGGGTCTGCGCGTGTACGGCTTGCCCTTGTCTTTGCCCTCGATGCGCGCTGCGGCAGCGGTGGCTgcggaggatgaggaggaggaagaggaagaggaggacgCGACAGGTGCGCACGGGCTGTGCGCCGCGCAGTCGCCGTCCGAGCCCAGCTCGTCTTCTCCGGAGAGCGGGGACGGCACGCTGGTCTCCGCGTCGCTGCACATCTCCGGCGCTTTGGCGTGGTGATGCGCGCCGCAGAACACCTCCAGCTTCATGATCGCAAGTCCTGCTCtcagaaggagaagaagaatcaAAATCCCGGGTGTATACCAAAACCCCAAAAGAGGTGTCTTAGTCTTTTTTTTGCAAGGTTCAACAATTCTCCAACTTGTAAGAGCTTCTGAAGGTCTACCTGCACAAGTGCGAGAACATGTTATATATGAAAGAGAGCTGTCTAATATAGAGCTCCAGACACCTCGAGACCTGCCTACGGAGGCGGAGCCTCGAGCTTGATTCAACCTGACGCACGAGAGGAAAAAGgcaataaattaaatgttaatttcaaTAAACcaaaagaatgaaaacacacGAGAAGAAAGAAATGCACCCACTTCATACTTTTCTGCATTAGCAATGATGTTTCTTGCAAGCTTTGTTTTGAAAGATGCTTTTCTAGATCACCTGATTTACCTGTGAACTCACCTTAACAGAGAAGGAATTTCATGAAACACAAGCAGGTGGCGTACACTAACCAGACATACTTTTatggcacgtgtgtgtgtgtgtgtgtgtgtgtgtgtgtgtgtgtgtgtgtgtgtgtgtgtattttttacgCCAAAAATTTCAAACAGGTTTATATAACCAGCCTGTAAAGATTATTGGCTTGTCGAAATTATTTATGACTACTGACTGGAGATATGCTCTAAATAACGTGCATAGAAGGTGTGGAGGTCACCAtgcaggttgtgtgtgtgtgtaagagtgtgtatgtgttttcagGCTTAAATTACACCTTTTGAAAGGCATAGGCAGATCTTGTGTCAATAACGGATGGACCTGACAGGTTTCAGAAGAATATGTCCCAGTGCGTCCCAGTGATTTCTTCAGCAAATATGCACAGAGGCGTTGACGAGGAATGAACGGTATTTTATATGGTGCTACTGTTCCACAAGAAATCTCGAGTTATTATTCTGAGGAATGAGGAATTAAAAATAGAATCAATGGATGAAGATTTTCTTGAGAATCTTCCTCGTAAGTCGTTGCAACTTCATTCGATCTTGAATCCTTGTGCgttccttcatttatttattatcattctcaggatttgtgtatgtatttcaGAACAGTGTAATCGGTTAAACATTTCACGTTGGGCTCGGCTGAAGCTTGTGGGTCTCACACAACTGAtaaaaacaggatttttttttcctgcgaGAGTATTAGTGCAGCTACACATTTTGGAGAAAAAGGTTGAATAAGATCTATCCTTGGTTGTCCTTCAATGCAAGAACCATAAGCATATAAACTGGATTTTCCTAAAGAGATTTTCACATTGAGCTCTGGACATTTCTAGAGAAAGTGTTTGAAGAAAGGTGTATATGGAAGTAGAGTGTATAAGGAAACGTGTATAGAGAAATTTGTAATAGAGAAGAATCTTCAGGGAAGAGTTTTTAGGGAAGAGGGGATGGGAAAAAGTGTATTAGGAAAAGTATATGGATGTAAATAGGGTATTGTGAAGAATGTATAGGGAAGGATGTATAATGAAAAAGTGTCTTAAGAAAAGTGTATTTGGAAAAGTGACTGAGGAAAAGTGAAGAGTGTATAGAAAACAGTTTATAAAGAATAGTGTAGGAGGTAAATTGTTTTAAGACAAATATAAAGGGAAGAATGGATAGTAATGTATAGGGGAAGAAATGTATAGGAATAGGAGTGTATAGGGAAAGAAGTGAATAGGGGAAGGAGTGTATAGGAGAAGAGTGTATAGGGACAGATTGTATAGGGAAATGAGTGTATATGAGAATAGTTTATAGGGAAAGGATTGTAATAGGACAGAGTGTATAGGAAATGAGTGTATAGGGAAGGAGTGTATAGGAAAAGGAGTGTATAGAGACAGGGTGTATAGGGAAAGAATGTATAGGGGAAGAGTGTACATGGAAAGGAGTGTATAGGGGAAGAGTGTATATGGAAAGAAGTGTTTAGGGGATGAATGTATAGGAGAAGAGTGTATAGGGACAGTGTGTATGGGGAAGAGTGTTTATTGAAAGAAGTGTGTAGGGACATATTATATAGGGACAGAGTGTATAGGGGAAGAGTTTATAGGGGAAGGATTGAAAAGGAaagagtgtatatagaggagAGTATATAGGGAAGAGTGCATAGAGAAAAGTGTATATGAAAAGGAGTGTATAGGGGACGAGTGTATATGAAAAGGATTGTATATGGAAAGGAGTGTATAGGGACAGAGTGTATAGGGACAGAGTGTATAGGGGAAGAGTGTATAGGAGAAGAGTGTTTATGGAAAGGAGTGTATAGGGGAAGAGTGTATAGGGAAGAGTGTATAGGGAAGAGTGTTTATGGATAGGCGTGTATAGTGAAAGAATGTATAggagaaaaatgtgtttatggAAAGGAGTGTTTATGGAAAGGAGTGTATAGGGGAAGAGTGTATAggagaaaaatgtgtttatggAAAGGAGTGTATAGGGGAAGAGTGTATAGGGACAGAGTGTATAGGGGAAGAGTGTATAGGAGAAGAGTGTTTATGGAAAGGAGTGTATAGGGGAAGAGTGTATAGGAGAAGAGTGTTTATGGAAAGGAGTGTATAGGGGAAGAGTGTATAGGGAAATAGTGTATAGGAGAAGAGCGTTTATGGATAGGAGTGTATAGGGGAAGAGTGTATAGGAAAATAGTATTTATGGAAAGGAGTGTATAGGGAAAGAGTGTATAGGGACAGAGTGTATAGGGGAAGAGTGTTTATGGAAAGGAGTGTATAGGAGAAGACTGTACAGGAGAAGAGTGTTTATGGAAAGGAGTGTATAGGGGAAGAGTGTTTATTGAAAGGAATCCCCTTACTTGTCCTTTTGATGACTTTCAATGCAGAACAGTTTGCGTTACCAATAATGTTTCCTAATGGCAGAGGGTTTCAAAGAAGAATTCTTTTTAGGAAGCAATGGAcctaaaacatttttcacaCGTTCCACAGGAAGTTCATCTCATTGttaatattgtatatttgtttatatccCATCACTCAGAAATGGATTCTGAtttgttgatttctttttttttatatcagttgTAGCATGTCCTTGTGTCCAAAATAATAACCTTAGAAGGATAgagtgctttctttctttctttctttctttctttctttctttctttctttctttctttctttctttctttctttctttctttctttctttccttccactCTGATTTCCTTCTTCCATTCTTTTGTTTCTCTGCCTCTTACTTCTTGTCCCTCttgattttcttcttctttttttctgttcatttttcttcttccactTCTTCCTTTAAGGGTTTCAGCGTGCCCCATTTCGTCATTAAAAGCGACACAGAAAAAGGTTGTGCACATGAACACTAGAAATCTCTGAAAGTAAAGACTCACATTCGGATCCAGTTCGATggtttgaatttgaatttgaatccACAGTTGGATGAAATGACAGATAATTAATGATGATTTATCTTTCCAGTTTTAGATACTGAAATAAAGACAGTGACAGTAACTGACAGTAATTATAACTGTTTGTATGCAGAGCATTCcaagaaaaccaaaaacaaataaaagcagaTAAATGTAGCGTTAAGTCTGCATCTGAAATCAGTGTGAGGGAGTGAGCGTGCCCTGGCATGACTGTGATATATCATAGCAACGTCTGACACAAGTGTATGGAGTAATAACATGCGTTTTGCCATCGGTGACATTCTCGAGCTTCTGAAAGACGGCGAACGTGGTAAAGTGCTAATCACACGCTGTCACGCCATTGTCTCTCAGCCAGATGgtttttgtgcactttttttgAAATGCGGAGCGAATCAATCTTCACAGAAGAAGAGCAGGGATGAAACGGGAATGTATCGAGTGGCTTTAATCGCTGGCTCAATCTCGAGTGTGTAACCTGATGTCATAAGAGATTCAGACAAATTTGAACAAGTGAGGGCATGCGGGTCggattttgtttttgatttcaCACAAAAGGAAGCTGTATGGATGGTAACCTGGGCCCTTAACCCAAACAGTCACCTTTTGTAACTCTGTAACCGAATCACGCACATTTCATTTTCACGTGATTCTGCTCCATgcaagtttttcttttctgtaaatGTTAGTATGTAAACAACAACGCATGAACAATGTACTGTATGGTTTGTGCATTTCAACTTTTAACCTGAAAGTGACTACAAAAAAAGTCACGTGAGATTGTGAGaaccataaaaataaagaaatcatgcCAGGAAAAAAACTTCCGGAAAAATGAGTAAGGAACGAAATTCACTGATGTgaaatgattatttaaaaataaataaataaataaataaataaataaataataataataataataataataataataataataataagggtACAGCTCCACTATTTATTACCATcatggtaacaaataaataaacaaacaaataaatacatgaatcaataaatcaataaatacatagaaCATTGTGCAAAATCTTATGTCAAGTAAAatagaaatttaaaaaataaaagaaacctttttttaaatattttaaaaaatattaaaaaatataatataatattatttatttaattaaaaaagtaaataaattttaGGGGACAAAAAAaccaacacatttattaatttattt
Protein-coding sequences here:
- the foxq1a gene encoding forkhead box protein Q1a encodes the protein MKLEVFCGAHHHAKAPEMCSDAETSVPSPLSGEDELGSDGDCAAHSPCAPVASSSSSSSSSSSAATAAAARIEGKDKGKPYTRRPKPPYSYIALIAMAIRDSSSGRLTLAEINDYLMRKFPFFRGAYTGWRNSVRHNLSLNDCFLKVLRDPSRPWGKDNYWMLNPHSEYTFADGVFRRRRKRIGKLKAGREHDEDAGRAAADAPSTTSKFTSSFAIDSILSRPFRRREQPEPCAPEDFGAPAAPFHALVGGVHALRAYGMMGVALDDFTAGLRHERDFPGAPLGSERFTLPRATPATMRVSTKAEAFHPFQIDYLLS